A portion of the Lolium rigidum isolate FL_2022 chromosome 1, APGP_CSIRO_Lrig_0.1, whole genome shotgun sequence genome contains these proteins:
- the LOC124683945 gene encoding peroxiredoxin-2E-1, chloroplastic-like, whose protein sequence is MATSALATLSATAAAAAGIKRALLSRPSSTLSFATGRLASAAPLRAAPLRNAPARAASSTASPTAAAPIAVGDRLPDATLSYFDAPDGELQTVTVRELTAGKKVVLFAVPGAFTPTCTQKHLPGFVARAAELRARGVHAVACVSVNDAFVMRAWKDSLGVGDEVLLLSDGNGELTRAMGVELDLSDKPVGLGVRSRRYALLADDGVVKVLNLEEGGSFTNSSAEDMLKAL, encoded by the coding sequence ATGGCCACCTCCGCCCTCGCCACGCtctcggccaccgccgccgccgccgccgggatcaAGCGCGCCCTGCTCTCGCGCCCCTCCTCCACCCTCTCCTTCGCCACCGGCCGCCTCGCCTCCGCGGCCCCCCTCCGCGCGGCCCCGCTCCGCAACGCGCCGGCGCGGGCCGCCTCGTCCACCGCGTCTCCCACCGCCGCGGCGCCCATCGCGGTCGGCGACCGGCTCCCGGACGCGACGCTCTCCTACTTCGACGCCCCCGACGGCGAGCTGCAGACGGTGACGGTCCGCGAGCTGACCGCGGGCAAGAAGGTGGTCCTCTTCGCGGTCCCGGGCGCCTTCACGCCCACCTGCACCCAGAAGCACCTCCCGGGGTTCGTCGCCAGGGCCGCGGAGCTCCGCGCCAGGGGCGTCCACGCCGTCGCCTGCGTCTCCGTCAACGACGCCTTCGTCATGCGCGCCTGGAAGGACAGCCTCGGCGTCGGGGACGAGGTCCTGCTGCTCTCGGACGGCAACGGGGAGCTCACCCGCGCCATGGGCGTCGAGCTGGACCTCTCCGACAAGCCGGTGGGGCTCGGCGTGCGGTCCCGGCGCTACGCGCTCCTGGCCGACGACGGCGTCGTCAAGGTGCTCAACCTCGAGGAAGGCGGCTCCTTCACCAACAGCAGCGCCGAGGACATGCTCAAGGCGCTCTGA